A single region of the Eleginops maclovinus isolate JMC-PN-2008 ecotype Puerto Natales chromosome 16, JC_Emac_rtc_rv5, whole genome shotgun sequence genome encodes:
- the LOC134877594 gene encoding LOW QUALITY PROTEIN: BUB3-interacting and GLEBS motif-containing protein ZNF207-like (The sequence of the model RefSeq protein was modified relative to this genomic sequence to represent the inferred CDS: deleted 1 base in 1 codon) yields MGRKKKKQMKPWCWYCNRDFDDEKILIQHQKAKHFKCHICHKKLYTGPGLAIHCMQVHKETIDGVPNAIPGRTDIELEIYGMEGIPEKDMEERRRLLEQKNQETQKKKQNQDDSDEYDEDDEPGPSFQLPAAGQPQATYIPPMTQPGMPPGSGAPGIPPGSYSGIPPMMPGMPPVMPGMPPGMIPMGGMMPPMMAGVPPGMPPVGHRPGITHMAQVPPAANVLTRPAVPAATAPPAQPGSSKPLFPIGGQMGSRVASTSADSQSAPPKALSQSQQSGSPHPPASSSDPSKPTFPAYTQATVAVVSPSTAGSSTLSKPPSTVTSKPATLTTSSATSKLIHPDEDVSLEELRAQLPRYQRSISHPGQTPTAAPSVGGMMAQQPGMRHSIPGQYGCPPQGMPGYMPGGMPPYGQAPPVVPPGYQGAPLRPPLGMRPPVMSPGARY; encoded by the exons ATgggaaggaagaagaaaaagcaaatgAAGCCTTGGTGCTG GTACTGTAACAGAGATTTTGATGATGAAAAGATTCTTATTCAGCATCAGAAggcaaaacacttcaaatgtcACATCTGTCACAAAAAGCTGTACACTGGCCCTGGGCTGGCAATCCACTGTATGCAG GTGCATAAAGAGACCATTGATGGAGTCCCTAATGCTATACCTGGAAGAACAGATATTGAGCTGGAAATATATGGCATGGAGGGTATTCCTGAGAAAGACAtggaagaaagaagaagactCCTGGAACAAAAGAACCAAG AGactcaaaagaaaaagcagaaccAGGATGACTCTGATGAGTACGATGAGGATGACGAGCCCGGACCCTCCTTTCAGCTGCCCGCC GCAGGACAGCCGCAGGCCACATACATCCCCCCCATGACGCAGCCTGGAATGCCTCCTGGCTCTGGAGCACCAGGGATACCACCAGGAAGCTACTCGG GAATTCCCCCAATGATGCCAGGAATGCCCCCCGTAATGCCAGGAATGCCTCCAGG GATGATACCAATGGGCGGGATGATGCCACCAATGATGGCCGGGGTGCCACCAG GCATGCCTCCTGTGGGCCACCGCCCTGGCATCACACACATGGCTCAGGTTCCCCCTGCTGCAAACGTCCTGACCCGACCTGCTGTTCCTGCTGCCACTGCCCCCCCGGCCCAGCCTGGTTCCTCAAAGCCTCTTTTCCCCATTGGTGGACAG ATGGGGAGTCGCGTTGCAAGTACAAGTGCAGATTCTCAGTCCGCCCCCCCTAAAGCTCTGTCACAA agTCAGCAGTCAGGGTCTCCCCACCCGCCCGCCTCCTCCTCTGATCCCTCAAAGCCCACATTCCCGGCTTACACTCAGGCCACCGTCGCCGTGGTCAGCCCCAGCACTGCTGGCAGCAGTACGCTCTCCAAACCTCCCTCCACTGTGACCAGTAAGCCTGCCACTCTCACCACCTCCAGTGCAACCAGTAAGTTGATCCACCCTGATGAGGATGTCTCACTG GAGGAGTTGCGGGCTCAGTTGCCGAGGTACCAGCGCAGTATATCCCATCCAGGCCAGACCCCCACTGCTGCCCCCTCAGTGGGGGGCATGATGGCTCAGCAGCCCGGCATGAGGCATTCCATACCTG GACAGTACGGGTGTCCACCCCAGGGGATGCCCGGCTACATGCCAGGAGGGATGCCTCCATACGGACAGGCCCCTCCTGTGGTTCCCCCTGGGTACCAGGGAGCCCCTCTGCGGCCGCCCCTGGGTATGAGGCCCCCTGTCATGTCTCCTGGAGCCCGATACTGA